One bacterium genomic region harbors:
- a CDS encoding discoidin domain-containing protein — NNTYPAWVMLDLGESKTVSAAVMYGLLTNYANANQKQFDNFEIYVAEDTTNWGSPVSINEKESGYIRFDFDPVTGRYVKFKANEGANIRIAWIREFAAFGQ, encoded by the coding sequence CAACAACACTTATCCTGCATGGGTGATGCTCGACCTTGGCGAGTCCAAAACGGTCTCGGCAGCAGTCATGTACGGCCTTTTGACGAACTATGCCAACGCCAATCAGAAGCAGTTCGATAATTTCGAGATTTATGTTGCCGAAGATACGACAAACTGGGGTTCGCCTGTCTCAATTAACGAAAAAGAGTCAGGCTACATTCGTTTCGATTTCGACCCTGTAACGGGACGATACGTAAAATTCAAGGCCAACGAAGGTGCAAACATACGCATAGCCTGGATCAGGGAGTTTGCTGCATTCGGCCAATGA